The following proteins come from a genomic window of Varunaivibrio sulfuroxidans:
- a CDS encoding IS30 family transposase has product MQKPPPMNDQKKAVIWDEWKNGIPMIQIARAIEKPPATIFSYLRYHGGIQLRHRIRSTRSLSLGEREEISRGVVTGQSIRSIASFLGRSASTVCREIKKNGGRLRYRAADADKAAWQRSKRPKPCLLAKNILLKGLVTRKVSENWSPEQISGWLKLTYPDDESLRVSPETIYKSLFIQTRGLFRKEMRNHLRTKRKFRHSKNHKVASRGAIVGGVSISERPALIEDRAVPGHWEGDLICGSKNSYIATVVERQSRFTVLVKVDGKDTETVVTALSKQMKKLPNLLRQSLTWDRGTELAAHRKFSMATNMDVYFCDPSSPWQRGTNENTNGLLRQYFPKGHCLSGYSQRDLNRVAEKLNSRPRKTLDFETPAHRLDTVLL; this is encoded by the coding sequence ATGCAAAAGCCACCCCCTATGAACGATCAAAAGAAGGCGGTTATTTGGGATGAATGGAAAAATGGGATTCCCATGATTCAGATTGCCCGAGCCATTGAAAAACCTCCAGCAACGATATTCTCATATTTACGCTACCACGGCGGGATCCAGCTTCGTCATCGAATACGATCCACGAGGTCTTTATCTTTGGGCGAGCGCGAAGAAATATCGAGAGGCGTGGTGACGGGTCAAAGTATTCGATCGATTGCCAGCTTTCTGGGTCGAAGTGCCTCTACTGTCTGCCGGGAGATCAAGAAGAATGGAGGACGCCTTCGATATAGAGCCGCAGATGCCGATAAGGCCGCTTGGCAACGATCTAAACGGCCAAAGCCATGCCTTCTTGCTAAAAACATCCTCTTAAAAGGACTGGTTACGCGTAAAGTGTCTGAAAATTGGTCACCTGAACAAATATCGGGTTGGCTAAAACTGACATATCCAGACGATGAAAGTTTACGCGTGTCCCCCGAAACAATTTACAAAAGTTTGTTTATACAAACGCGTGGTTTATTTCGAAAGGAAATGCGAAACCACCTGAGAACCAAACGCAAGTTCAGGCATTCTAAAAACCATAAAGTGGCCTCCAGGGGAGCGATTGTTGGCGGTGTTTCGATCAGTGAACGACCGGCCTTAATCGAAGATCGGGCCGTTCCTGGGCATTGGGAAGGCGATCTCATCTGCGGTTCAAAGAACAGTTACATTGCGACGGTTGTGGAACGCCAATCGAGGTTTACAGTCTTGGTGAAAGTCGATGGAAAAGACACGGAGACCGTTGTGACCGCGTTATCGAAGCAAATGAAAAAACTACCGAACCTTTTGAGGCAAAGTCTAACTTGGGATCGGGGCACAGAATTAGCCGCACACCGAAAGTTCTCAATGGCAACGAACATGGACGTATATTTTTGTGATCCAAGCAGCCCTTGGCAGCGAGGAACAAACGAGAATACGAATGGATTGCTGCGGCAATATTTTCCCAAGGGACATTGCTTGTCAGGATATTCACAGCGCGACCTCAATAGAGTTGCTGAAAAACTTAACAGTCGCCCAAGAAAAACATTGGACTTCGAAACGCCAGCTCATAGACTCGACACGGTGTTGCTGTGA
- the repC gene encoding plasmid replication protein RepC, with protein sequence MRDVGHRLGLTGGDVQHIDYLLSHTRDIDWTAPSRPIVYKSVGKMARERGVTERAIRHREAKLYALGLIAWNDIGNHRRFGWRDGDGRIDTAYGVDLSPLADHYDRLADLKRRQTADLAAFDKARKALSSIRRRIHLKIMAVEERGVDIGATAAAFAALPRVRADTPGARLDGILAEARAIEADLDAVLVAKEAGSAPEINRGDSPESALEEQASRCGRSVNTSAQADKNFRHIQPTNNPQSAKADTGSPSGDKDDRKEVVASGAGDITLKMAVAAASDRFIEEIYPTGRSLDVADLVDAAGRLCPHLEISRSAWVAACAVMGRAAAAVAVIVIDRNMEHPETPIRSPGGVLRAMTARAKVGELHLEKSVFGILERDRHEGEAS encoded by the coding sequence TTGCGCGACGTCGGCCATCGCCTCGGACTGACCGGCGGCGACGTTCAGCACATCGACTATCTGCTCAGCCACACCCGGGACATCGATTGGACGGCGCCGAGCCGCCCGATCGTCTATAAATCGGTCGGCAAGATGGCGCGCGAGCGCGGCGTCACCGAGCGCGCGATTCGCCACCGCGAGGCCAAGCTCTACGCCCTCGGGCTGATCGCCTGGAACGATATCGGCAATCACCGCCGCTTCGGGTGGCGTGATGGCGACGGCCGGATCGATACCGCCTACGGTGTCGATCTGTCGCCGCTGGCCGATCATTACGACCGCCTGGCCGATCTCAAACGCCGCCAAACCGCCGATCTCGCCGCCTTCGACAAGGCGCGCAAGGCGCTGTCGTCGATCCGCCGACGGATCCACCTTAAAATCATGGCGGTCGAGGAGCGTGGCGTCGATATCGGCGCGACCGCCGCGGCGTTCGCCGCCTTGCCCCGGGTCCGCGCGGATACCCCCGGGGCGCGCCTGGACGGGATACTCGCCGAGGCCCGCGCGATCGAGGCCGACCTGGACGCCGTCTTGGTGGCGAAAGAGGCCGGAAGTGCGCCTGAAATCAACCGTGGAGACTCCCCTGAAAGCGCCCTTGAAGAACAGGCTTCTCGTTGTGGACGGTCTGTGAATACTTCCGCCCAGGCGGACAAAAACTTCCGCCACATACAGCCTACAAACAATCCTCAATCTGCTAAGGCAGATACAGGTAGCCCTTCGGGGGATAAGGACGACAGGAAAGAGGTGGTAGCGAGCGGGGCGGGCGACATCACCCTCAAGATGGCCGTGGCGGCGGCGAGCGATCGCTTCATCGAGGAAATTTATCCCACCGGGCGAAGCCTGGACGTCGCCGACCTGGTGGACGCCGCCGGTCGCTTGTGTCCGCACCTCGAAATTAGCCGTTCGGCTTGGGTGGCGGCGTGCGCCGTCATGGGCCGCGCCGCCGCCGCTGTGGCGGTGATCGTGATCGATCGCAACATGGAACACCCCGAAACGCCGATCCGCTCCCCCGGCGGCGTGCTCCGCGCGATGACGGCGCGCGCGAAAGTCGGGGAATTGCACCTCGAAAAGTCGGTGTTCGGAATCCTTGAGCGCGATCGCCACGAAGGGGAAGCGTCATGA
- a CDS encoding type II toxin-antitoxin system HicB family antitoxin — MRYAYPCNIIMDDEGWLIVSFPDVSEALTSGKTRDEAIELAEDALAVALAGYVHNRRDIPAPSPAGKGQDLIPLPPVVAAKLALYSAMRARRMTKVALAARLGVSESAVRKLVDPDHRSHISRVERALKLLGRALVVEDKAA, encoded by the coding sequence ATGCGCTACGCATACCCATGTAACATAATCATGGATGATGAGGGCTGGCTTATCGTCTCCTTCCCCGACGTCTCCGAAGCCCTAACCTCCGGAAAAACTAGAGATGAGGCCATCGAACTGGCCGAGGACGCCCTGGCCGTCGCCCTGGCCGGATACGTCCATAACCGCCGGGATATCCCGGCGCCCAGCCCCGCCGGAAAAGGCCAGGACCTTATCCCCCTGCCGCCCGTCGTGGCGGCGAAGCTGGCGCTTTATAGCGCCATGCGGGCCAGGCGCATGACCAAGGTGGCGCTGGCGGCGCGATTGGGGGTATCCGAGTCCGCCGTGCGTAAGCTGGTCGATCCCGACCATCGCTCGCACATTAGTCGGGTCGAGCGCGCGTTAAAATTGCTTGGCCGCGCGCTGGTCGTTGAAGACAAGGCCGCTTAG
- the repC gene encoding replication initiation protein RepC, with product MDAAGRLCPHLEISRSAWVAACAVMGRAAAAVAVIVIDRNMEHPETPIRSPGGVLRAMTARAKVGELHLEKSVFGILERDRHEGEAS from the coding sequence GTGGACGCCGCCGGTCGCTTGTGTCCGCACCTCGAAATTAGCCGTTCGGCTTGGGTGGCGGCGTGCGCCGTCATGGGCCGCGCCGCCGCCGCTGTGGCGGTGATCGTGATCGATCGCAACATGGAACACCCCGAAACGCCGATCCGCTCCCCCGGCGGCGTGCTCCGCGCGATGACGGCGCGCGCGAAAGTCGGGGAATTGCACCTCGAAAAGTCGGTGTTCGGAATCCTTGAGCGCGATCGCCACGAAGGGGAAGCGTCATGA
- a CDS encoding type II toxin-antitoxin system RelE/ParE family toxin, whose translation MAIIGIRHKGLKQLFETGASRKVNRNWWKGAVMIMDHLDAVASLDDCSGVKDFHPLKGGRRGEYAMHVNGNWCITFTFDGRNVEILDLEDYH comes from the coding sequence TTGGCAATTATCGGCATTCGGCACAAAGGTCTAAAACAACTTTTTGAGACTGGGGCGTCGCGTAAAGTAAACCGGAACTGGTGGAAAGGCGCCGTCATGATTATGGATCATCTAGACGCCGTGGCCTCCCTGGATGATTGCAGTGGCGTTAAAGATTTTCATCCCTTAAAGGGTGGGAGAAGGGGGGAGTACGCCATGCACGTTAACGGCAATTGGTGCATTACCTTCACTTTCGATGGCCGTAATGTGGAGATTTTAGATTTAGAGGACTACCACTGA
- a CDS encoding HigA family addiction module antitoxin, whose amino-acid sequence MLKRNRKPTCPGEILKHHYLKPREVSQKTFSSGIGISQKHLSRIVTGHARLEPDVAVRIAKSLGTTTAFWVNLQAAVDVWTAEQAYEGWRPQEIYQAKKIAAACSAR is encoded by the coding sequence ATGTTAAAGCGCAACAGAAAGCCGACCTGTCCCGGAGAAATTTTAAAGCATCATTATCTGAAGCCACGGGAAGTATCTCAGAAGACGTTCTCATCGGGTATCGGAATCAGCCAAAAACACCTCAGCCGCATCGTTACCGGGCACGCCCGCCTGGAGCCCGACGTTGCCGTGCGGATTGCAAAATCTTTGGGCACGACGACGGCCTTTTGGGTCAACTTACAAGCCGCCGTTGACGTTTGGACGGCGGAACAAGCCTATGAAGGCTGGCGCCCTCAAGAAATATATCAGGCTAAAAAAATTGCGGCGGCGTGCTCCGCGCGATGA
- a CDS encoding type II toxin-antitoxin system HicA family toxin produces the protein MNSKEIIKRLESDGWFEVQRRGSHVQFKHAAKKGRVTVPHPKRDLPIGTLRSIEKQAGVKMR, from the coding sequence ATGAACAGTAAAGAGATCATAAAGCGGCTCGAGTCCGATGGTTGGTTTGAAGTGCAACGGCGGGGATCGCATGTGCAGTTTAAGCATGCCGCGAAAAAAGGACGGGTTACCGTCCCTCATCCCAAGCGTGACCTTCCGATCGGTACGCTTCGGAGCATCGAGAAACAGGCCGGGGTCAAAATGAGGTAG
- a CDS encoding type II toxin-antitoxin system HicB family antitoxin — protein MAHYIALLRKEEESDFAVEFPDFPGCVTAGTTLDEAKDMAVEALALHIEGIREDGGGLPTPSRLETIMADPHNVGAVAFLVDAPAVKEKAVRVNFTILESVLRRVDAHAKAQHLTRSAFLAEAAIKAISDNEHV, from the coding sequence ATGGCACATTACATCGCGCTCTTGCGCAAAGAGGAAGAAAGCGACTTTGCCGTTGAATTTCCAGATTTTCCAGGGTGCGTTACCGCCGGGACCACACTTGACGAGGCTAAGGATATGGCCGTCGAAGCGTTGGCTTTGCATATAGAGGGAATACGTGAAGATGGTGGAGGGCTTCCAACGCCTTCTCGTCTGGAAACCATCATGGCCGATCCTCACAATGTCGGGGCGGTTGCTTTCTTGGTCGATGCGCCCGCAGTAAAGGAAAAAGCCGTGCGCGTGAACTTCACGATCCTCGAGAGCGTTCTACGCCGTGTTGACGCCCATGCCAAGGCGCAGCATCTAACGCGGTCAGCGTTTTTGGCCGAGGCGGCAATCAAAGCGATAAGTGATAACGAGCACGTCTAA
- a CDS encoding type II toxin-antitoxin system RelE/ParE family toxin: MGDAEPVGQGISELRIHYGPGYRIYIQKRGSEIVVLLCGGDKSTQTRDIKTAKRLAAEWSE, encoded by the coding sequence GTGGGTGACGCGGAGCCGGTCGGCCAAGGGATTAGCGAATTGCGCATTCATTACGGCCCCGGATACCGCATCTATATCCAGAAACGGGGAAGCGAGATTGTCGTTTTGTTATGTGGTGGCGACAAAAGCACACAAACGAGGGACATCAAGACCGCAAAGCGCCTAGCCGCTGAATGGAGTGAATGA
- a CDS encoding addiction module antidote protein: MVEKLTTHDPAEDLTSDEEITIFMAEAFQTNDSGYIAHALGVVARAKGMAQIAGQTGLSREQLYRSFSERGNPTLKTTLAVMKALGIELTAKKGGDSNAITSETPR, translated from the coding sequence ATGGTAGAAAAATTGACGACCCATGATCCCGCCGAGGATCTGACTTCCGACGAAGAGATCACGATTTTTATGGCCGAGGCGTTTCAAACAAACGATTCGGGGTATATCGCCCACGCGTTGGGCGTCGTCGCCCGCGCGAAGGGGATGGCTCAAATTGCCGGCCAAACCGGGCTTTCCCGCGAACAGCTCTACCGTTCGTTCAGCGAACGCGGAAATCCGACGCTAAAAACAACGCTTGCAGTTATGAAAGCCCTGGGAATTGAGTTGACCGCTAAAAAGGGCGGGGATAGCAACGCCATTACTTCCGAAACGCCTCGATAA
- the repC gene encoding replication initiation protein RepC — MDAAGRLCPHLEISRSAWVAACAVMGRAAAAVAVIVIDRNMEHPETPIRSPGGVLRAMTARAKVGELHLEKSIFGILERDHCIINEQTLCFT, encoded by the coding sequence GTGGACGCCGCCGGTCGCTTGTGTCCGCACCTCGAAATCAGCCGTTCGGCTTGGGTGGCGGCGTGCGCCGTCATGGGCCGCGCCGCCGCCGCTGTGGCGGTGATCGTGATCGATCGCAACATGGAACACCCCGAAACGCCGATCCGCTCCCCCGGCGGCGTGCTCCGCGCGATGACGGCGCGCGCGAAAGTCGGGGAATTGCACCTCGAAAAGTCGATATTCGGAATCCTTGAGCGCGATCATTGCATCATAAACGAGCAAACTTTATGCTTTACGTAA
- a CDS encoding type II toxin-antitoxin system RelE/ParE family toxin, which yields MIKSFHNKETQALFERVRCYRKWRSFERIALRKLVMVHAAKELKDLACPPNNRLEGLKGDRQSQYSIRINQQYRVCFEWKEGDAYDVEIVDYH from the coding sequence ATGATCAAGAGCTTCCACAACAAAGAAACTCAAGCGCTTTTCGAACGAGTGAGGTGCTATCGGAAGTGGCGTTCTTTCGAGCGTATTGCATTGCGCAAGCTTGTTATGGTGCATGCGGCAAAGGAACTGAAAGACCTGGCGTGTCCCCCGAATAATCGTCTTGAGGGCCTTAAAGGCGACAGGCAAAGTCAATACTCGATCCGTATCAACCAACAATATCGCGTCTGTTTCGAGTGGAAAGAAGGGGACGCTTACGACGTGGAGATTGTCGATTATCACTGA
- a CDS encoding HigA family addiction module antitoxin: protein MIFPIHPGEILKNEFMEPLGLSANKLAAALKVPTNRLTGIVGGDRSITADTALRLSDAFGTTPEFWVGLQNHYNLEVARQKKRPKIERISAAA, encoded by the coding sequence ATGATTTTTCCCATTCATCCCGGTGAAATTTTGAAAAATGAATTTATGGAACCTCTCGGCTTGAGTGCGAATAAGCTTGCCGCCGCCTTAAAGGTGCCGACGAATAGGCTTACCGGGATTGTCGGTGGCGACCGGAGCATTACGGCCGATACCGCTTTGCGGCTCTCGGACGCCTTCGGCACGACGCCGGAGTTCTGGGTCGGCTTGCAAAATCACTACAATCTGGAAGTGGCCAGGCAGAAGAAACGGCCTAAGATCGAGAGAATATCGGCGGCGGCATGA
- a CDS encoding BrnT family toxin, with product MEIEFDPDKNEANKGKHAVALSFAAQILMDAERLDILDVRFDYAEERFVTYGRVEGRVWVCVFTRRGDIHRIISVRKANDRETKRYRDTPR from the coding sequence ATGGAAATCGAGTTTGATCCCGATAAGAACGAGGCCAACAAAGGCAAGCATGCCGTCGCCCTGAGCTTTGCCGCGCAGATTTTAATGGACGCCGAGCGGCTGGATATTCTCGATGTCAGGTTCGATTACGCCGAGGAGCGGTTCGTCACTTACGGTAGGGTCGAAGGGCGCGTTTGGGTTTGCGTATTTACCCGGCGCGGAGATATCCACAGAATTATCAGTGTAAGGAAAGCCAATGATCGCGAAACGAAGCGCTACCGAGACACCCCGCGTTGA
- a CDS encoding helix-turn-helix domain-containing protein — protein sequence MIAKRSATETPRVEPDADAPLSDDEFERGYSALLARSARAATGLSQRAFSERYGIPAASLRDWEQGRRVPDSATRSYLRVIVKMPDAVAQALHDAA from the coding sequence ATGATCGCGAAACGAAGCGCTACCGAGACACCCCGCGTTGAACCCGATGCCGACGCACCACTGAGTGACGACGAGTTCGAGCGCGGCTACTCGGCTCTTCTGGCGCGAAGCGCGCGCGCCGCGACCGGTTTATCGCAACGCGCCTTTTCCGAGCGCTATGGCATTCCCGCCGCTTCCTTGCGCGATTGGGAGCAGGGTCGGCGGGTCCCCGACAGTGCGACGCGAAGCTATCTGCGTGTCATCGTGAAAATGCCCGATGCGGTGGCACAGGCCCTGCACGATGCGGCTTAG
- a CDS encoding recombinase family protein: MVAAVLKGSIPGGQAYGYDLVRKFDETGEPIRGLRNINPHQADIVRRIFREYTEKKSLKAICADLNFEGEPAPKGGKWVSTTLIGQLARKTGLLRQTLYKGEVTFNRMLYRKHPETGRRLSHLRPEKDWIRVPAPELAIFDEDYFDGVQKMIEERSTLRKERALLNQILTLEEKAQRERVRARAARARQVKERRHATQIMSRKLRCAEHDVLVSPVRHHLYNCAHRPCLNRNVKYAELMPLILEQLRLFDAAALKRFYRSQKKNRAALASKRKAYERRLTRERTEIQSILEALGHRRRSEDVGAYLTDREKSIRRLRHDIGRLDKKMDVITEPSAGADERTAEEFQRAIKPLFAPDFDQDAVVAVRPYIARIYISAQSFENSKIVLRRVKIEYDFVKIIEAFRK, encoded by the coding sequence ATGGTTGCCGCCGTCCTCAAGGGTTCGATCCCCGGCGGTCAGGCCTACGGCTACGATCTCGTGCGTAAATTCGACGAAACCGGCGAACCGATACGCGGATTACGCAATATCAACCCGCATCAGGCCGATATCGTGCGCCGGATTTTCAGGGAATATACCGAGAAAAAATCTCTTAAGGCGATTTGCGCCGACCTCAATTTCGAGGGCGAACCGGCGCCCAAGGGCGGAAAGTGGGTATCCACGACGTTGATCGGCCAATTGGCCCGCAAAACCGGCCTCCTCCGCCAGACCCTGTACAAAGGCGAGGTCACGTTCAACCGAATGCTTTATCGCAAGCACCCGGAGACGGGCAGGCGCCTTTCCCATCTGCGCCCCGAGAAGGATTGGATCAGGGTGCCCGCGCCGGAACTCGCCATTTTCGACGAAGATTACTTCGATGGCGTCCAAAAGATGATCGAGGAACGCTCTACCCTGCGCAAGGAGCGCGCGCTGCTCAATCAAATCCTGACCCTGGAGGAAAAGGCGCAGCGCGAACGGGTTCGCGCCCGGGCGGCGCGGGCGCGTCAAGTCAAGGAACGACGGCACGCCACCCAAATTATGTCGCGCAAGCTGCGCTGCGCCGAACACGACGTCCTCGTATCGCCGGTCCGCCACCATCTTTACAATTGCGCGCACCGTCCCTGTCTCAACAGGAACGTCAAGTACGCGGAACTTATGCCCCTTATCCTCGAACAGCTCCGCCTGTTCGACGCCGCCGCGCTAAAAAGATTCTACCGTTCCCAAAAGAAAAATCGCGCCGCCCTCGCCTCCAAACGCAAGGCCTACGAGCGCCGCCTGACGCGCGAACGCACCGAGATTCAAAGTATTCTTGAGGCCCTCGGTCACCGGCGCCGGAGCGAGGACGTCGGTGCGTATCTGACCGACCGCGAAAAGAGTATTCGCCGCCTTCGCCACGACATCGGTCGGCTGGATAAAAAAATGGACGTCATTACCGAGCCGTCGGCCGGCGCCGACGAGCGAACGGCGGAGGAATTTCAGCGCGCGATCAAACCGCTGTTCGCCCCCGATTTCGATCAAGATGCGGTCGTCGCCGTCCGCCCGTATATCGCGCGCATTTATATTTCGGCTCAGAGCTTCGAGAACAGCAAAATCGTTCTCCGCCGCGTGAAAATCGAATACGATTTCGTGAAAATTATCGAGGCGTTTCGGAAGTAA
- a CDS encoding BRO-N domain-containing protein, producing the protein MQQQTDVLANAVELIDDDVSAVDTIYTKGGSRESLIINESGLYSLIFKSREAAAKRFKKGPRGQDTSRYGCRRPQGFDPRRSGLRLRSRA; encoded by the coding sequence GTGCAGCAACAAACTGACGTGCTCGCGAACGCCGTCGAACTCATCGACGACGATGTAAGTGCTGTAGATACTATCTATACCAAAGGCGGGAGCAGAGAATCCCTCATCATCAACGAGTCCGGCCTTTATTCTTTGATCTTCAAGAGCCGCGAGGCGGCCGCCAAGCGGTTTAAAAAAGGACCTCGCGGACAAGACACATCGCGGTATGGTTGCCGCCGTCCTCAAGGGTTCGATCCCCGGCGGTCAGGCCTACGGCTACGATCTCGTGCGTAA
- a CDS encoding plasmid mobilization protein: MPAKNRVPVTVWLRPEEKSEVVALARQARLSISDLVRRLATGRALPDVHRHEAVIALVKVNADQARLGNLLRMALSDADFKPPDGVTLERLFDTIRETQSILKTKIEEL, from the coding sequence ATGCCGGCGAAAAACCGCGTCCCGGTGACCGTCTGGTTGAGGCCGGAGGAAAAAAGCGAGGTGGTCGCGCTCGCCCGGCAAGCGCGGCTCAGCATCTCGGATCTGGTGCGCCGTCTGGCGACGGGGCGCGCCCTGCCCGACGTCCATCGTCACGAGGCGGTCATCGCCCTGGTCAAGGTCAACGCCGACCAGGCGCGCCTCGGCAACTTGTTGCGCATGGCGCTGAGCGATGCGGATTTCAAACCGCCGGACGGCGTGACCCTGGAGCGCCTTTTCGATACAATCAGAGAAACGCAATCCATCCTGAAGACGAAAATAGAGGAGTTGTAA
- a CDS encoding helix-turn-helix transcriptional regulator, which translates to MSEPQNMDDEDIKAFDLAQAQDDGAHVPHNVVKRLIDGENPVKVYREWRDLTQEALAEKAGVSAGYVSQIERGTRRASRKKLLVIAEILGVAFDDLAET; encoded by the coding sequence ATGAGCGAACCGCAAAATATGGACGATGAAGACATCAAGGCGTTCGACCTGGCGCAAGCCCAGGACGACGGCGCGCACGTGCCCCACAATGTGGTCAAACGCCTGATCGACGGTGAAAACCCGGTTAAGGTCTATCGCGAATGGCGCGACTTGACGCAAGAGGCCTTGGCCGAGAAGGCGGGGGTGTCGGCGGGGTACGTCAGCCAGATCGAGCGCGGAACGCGCCGGGCGTCGCGCAAGAAATTGCTCGTGATTGCCGAAATCCTCGGCGTCGCCTTCGATGATTTGGCGGAGACATGA
- a CDS encoding IS3 family transposase (programmed frameshift) has translation MKKSRYTDSQIINILKQAEAGTPVPELCREHGMSNACFYKWRAKYGGMDASLMGRMKELEAENSRLKKMYADVQLQNNVIKEALAKKLVKPSRRREMAQCAVNTGRLNIRSACAAFTISESSYRYQPKLSDENAEIADGLILLTNRQRNWGFKLCFLYLRNVRGFGWNHKRVYRIYCELALNLRIKPKKRLYREKPEPLAVPKTINDMWSMDFMHDQLGDGRSFRTFNVIDDFNREGLGIEVDFSLPATRVIRALNQIIEWRGSPCTIRCDNGPEYVSELLATWAEKRGIGLQFIQPGKPQQNAYVERYNRTVRYDWLNQYIFETIDEVQEAATAWLWTYNNERPNMAIGGITPKQKLAMGMPMAA, from the exons ATGAAGAAATCCCGATACACGGACAGCCAGATCATCAATATTTTGAAGCAGGCGGAGGCTGGCACGCCGGTTCCGGAGCTTTGCCGAGAGCACGGTATGAGCAATGCCTGCTTTTATAAATGGCGGGCCAAATATGGCGGCATGGATGCGTCACTGATGGGGCGGATGAAGGAACTTGAGGCTGAAAACAGCCGACTCAAGAAGATGTACGCCGATGTGCAACTTCAAAACAATGTCATCAAGGAAGCCCTGGCAAAAAAGT TGGTGAAGCCGTCCCGGCGTCGTGAGATGGCACAATGTGCTGTCAACACGGGGCGGCTTAACATCCGGTCAGCGTGCGCGGCCTTCACGATCAGTGAAAGCAGCTATCGCTATCAGCCGAAGCTGAGCGATGAGAATGCCGAGATTGCCGACGGGTTGATCTTGCTGACGAACCGGCAACGCAACTGGGGCTTCAAGCTGTGCTTTTTGTATTTGCGTAACGTCAGGGGCTTTGGCTGGAACCACAAACGTGTTTATCGGATTTACTGCGAGCTGGCGCTGAACCTGCGGATCAAGCCGAAGAAACGGCTGTATCGGGAAAAGCCGGAACCGCTTGCTGTGCCGAAAACGATCAACGACATGTGGTCGATGGATTTTATGCACGATCAACTCGGTGATGGCCGTAGCTTCAGGACCTTCAATGTCATTGATGACTTCAATCGGGAAGGGCTTGGGATCGAGGTTGATTTTTCTCTGCCAGCGACCCGCGTTATTCGGGCGCTGAACCAGATCATCGAGTGGCGTGGATCGCCCTGTACCATTCGCTGCGATAATGGCCCGGAATATGTCAGTGAATTGCTGGCGACCTGGGCCGAGAAACGTGGCATCGGGTTGCAATTTATCCAGCCCGGCAAACCACAGCAGAATGCCTACGTGGAACGCTATAACAGGACGGTCAGATATGATTGGCTGAACCAATATATTTTTGAAACGATTGACGAGGTACAGGAAGCAGCCACAGCATGGTTGTGGACTTACAACAATGAACGGCCCAACATGGCCATTGGCGGAATAACGCCAAAACAAAAACTTGCCATGGGCATGCCCATGGCGGCTTAA